A genomic region of Nostoc sp. UHCC 0702 contains the following coding sequences:
- a CDS encoding LysM peptidoglycan-binding domain-containing protein produces the protein MSCKVGNSYIVKVGDTLFIIAQNHLGDGNRWHEIRKPDGSPFTHADASNLQVGQEICLPS, from the coding sequence ATGTCTTGTAAAGTAGGTAATTCATACATTGTTAAAGTAGGAGATACGCTTTTTATCATTGCCCAAAACCACTTGGGTGATGGTAACCGTTGGCATGAAATTCGTAAGCCAGATGGTAGTCCATTCACACATGCTGACGCTAGTAATCTGCAAGTAGGTCAGGAAATTTGCCTTCCTTCTTGA
- the glmS gene encoding glutamine--fructose-6-phosphate transaminase (isomerizing) produces the protein MCGIVGYIGTQAATEILLAGLEKLEYRGYDSAGIATVWEGETHCVRAKGKLHNLRSKLEQIEIPAQIGIGHTRWATHGKPEEYNAHPHMDTAKRIAVVQNGIVENYRDLREDLKQKGHLFVSDTDTEVIPHLIAEFLKNSSSSSPFLEAVRQAVNHLEGAFAIAVISADYPDELIVVRQQAPLVIGFGQGEFFCASDTPAIVAHTRAVLPLENGEIARLTPLGVEIYNFAGDRLKKQPRLLNFSPTMVEKQGFKHFMLKEIHEQPGVVRANLEAYFRSDVNTGESPINLGLPTELYTDLEQIHILACGTSWHAALIGKYLIEQLAGISTQVHYASEYRYAPPPITANTLIIGVTQSGETADTLAALAMEKERRQGKEPKYQARLLGITNRPESSLGHTVPHIISTLAGIEIGVAATKTFIAQLMAFYALALDLADRRQTVAPDKIAEIINGLRQIPKEIEATLESQERLTEQLAHEFAETQDFIFLGRGINFPIALEGALKLKEISYIHAEGYPAGEMKHGPIALLDAKVPVVAIAVPGSVYEKVISNAQEAKARDSRLIGVTPVSDGEAAEIFNDLLPVSHVEELLSPILAVVPLQLLAYHIAARRGLDVDQPRNLAKSVTVE, from the coding sequence ATGTGTGGAATTGTTGGGTATATAGGCACTCAAGCTGCAACAGAAATTTTGTTGGCTGGGTTAGAAAAATTAGAATATCGGGGGTACGATTCTGCTGGAATCGCTACTGTTTGGGAAGGTGAAACTCATTGTGTGCGGGCGAAGGGTAAACTACATAACCTGCGTTCTAAACTCGAACAAATCGAAATTCCCGCGCAAATTGGGATTGGTCACACTCGCTGGGCGACTCATGGTAAGCCAGAGGAGTACAATGCCCATCCCCACATGGATACAGCGAAGCGAATAGCGGTGGTACAAAATGGCATTGTCGAGAATTACCGCGATTTACGCGAAGATTTAAAACAAAAAGGACATCTGTTTGTTTCTGATACAGATACAGAAGTTATTCCCCACCTCATCGCCGAATTTTTAAAGAACTCTTCCTCCTCATCTCCCTTCCTAGAAGCAGTTCGTCAAGCCGTTAACCACCTAGAAGGCGCATTTGCGATCGCAGTTATTTCTGCTGATTATCCTGATGAGTTAATTGTTGTGCGTCAACAAGCGCCTTTGGTGATCGGGTTTGGTCAAGGTGAGTTTTTCTGTGCTTCTGATACACCCGCGATCGTTGCTCATACTCGTGCGGTGCTACCTCTGGAAAATGGCGAAATTGCCCGTTTGACACCATTAGGAGTTGAAATTTACAACTTTGCTGGCGACAGGTTGAAAAAACAACCACGCCTGCTCAATTTCAGTCCCACGATGGTGGAAAAGCAGGGTTTCAAGCACTTCATGCTTAAAGAAATTCACGAACAACCTGGGGTAGTCAGAGCAAATTTAGAAGCATACTTTCGTAGTGATGTCAATACAGGGGAATCACCAATTAATCTCGGCTTACCTACAGAACTTTACACTGATTTAGAACAAATTCATATCCTCGCCTGTGGTACCAGTTGGCACGCAGCATTAATCGGAAAATATTTAATTGAACAACTAGCAGGAATTTCAACTCAAGTACATTATGCTTCTGAGTATCGCTACGCACCACCACCCATTACAGCTAATACCTTGATTATTGGCGTTACCCAATCAGGTGAAACTGCTGATACTTTAGCAGCTTTGGCCATGGAAAAAGAACGTCGTCAGGGCAAAGAACCTAAATATCAAGCGCGATTATTAGGGATTACCAATCGTCCAGAAAGTAGCCTCGGTCATACGGTACCACATATCATCAGTACTTTGGCAGGAATTGAAATTGGGGTGGCGGCGACGAAAACTTTTATTGCTCAATTAATGGCATTTTATGCATTGGCATTAGATTTGGCTGATCGTCGTCAAACAGTTGCACCAGATAAAATAGCAGAAATTATTAACGGTTTGCGGCAGATTCCGAAAGAAATTGAAGCAACTTTAGAAAGTCAAGAAAGATTAACTGAACAGTTAGCACATGAATTTGCCGAAACCCAAGATTTCATCTTTTTGGGTAGAGGAATTAATTTCCCCATTGCTTTAGAAGGGGCTTTGAAATTAAAAGAAATCAGCTACATTCACGCCGAAGGGTATCCGGCTGGTGAAATGAAACACGGCCCCATCGCTTTATTAGATGCCAAAGTGCCAGTAGTAGCGATCGCTGTTCCTGGTAGTGTGTATGAAAAGGTGATTTCCAATGCCCAAGAAGCAAAAGCCAGAGATTCCCGATTAATTGGCGTGACTCCCGTCAGCGATGGCGAAGCGGCGGAAATCTTTAATGATTTGCTTCCCGTTTCCCATGTGGAAGAATTGCTTTCCCCCATTCTTGCGGTGGTGCCTTTGCAATTGTTGGCTTATCACATCGCCGCCCGTCGCGGTTTAGACGTTGACCAGCCAAGAAATTTGGCCAAGTCTGTAACTGTGGAATAG